In Daucus carota subsp. sativus chromosome 4, DH1 v3.0, whole genome shotgun sequence, one DNA window encodes the following:
- the LOC108217980 gene encoding 11S globulin seed storage protein Ana o 2.0101, which produces MKMDIDLTPKVAKKVYGGDGGSYHAWCPNDLPMLKQGNIGAAKLALTKNGFALPSYSDSAKVAYVLQGSGVAGIVLPEKEEKVLPIKTGDSIALPFGVVTWWYNKEDTELVLLFLGDTSKAHKTGSFTNFFLTGSNGIFTGFSTEFVGRAWDLDDKVVKTLIGNQSGNGIVKLDAGFKMTEPSEKHRNGLVLNCLEAPLDVDIKNGGRVVVLNTKNLPLVGEVGLGADLVRLDGSAMCSPGFSCDSAYQVTYIVRGSGRAQVVGMDGKRVLETTVETGNLFIVPRFFVVSKIGNPEGLEWFSIISTPNPVFTHLAGSIGAWKALSPQVLQASFNVGSDVEKQFRSKRTSDAIFFPPSK; this is translated from the exons ATGAAAATGGACATCGATTTGACACCCAAAGTGGCCAAGAAAGTGTACGGAGGTGATGGTGGAAGCTACCATGCATGGTGCCCCAATGATCTACCAATGCTGAAACAAGGCAACATTGGTGCGGCGAAACTTGCTCTTACGAAGAATGGTTTTGCACTCCCGAGTTACTCTGATTCTGCTAAGGTCGCTTATGTTCTTCAAG GGAGTGGAGTTGCTGGAATTGTTCTTCCGGAGAAAGAAGAGAAGGTTCTGCCTATCAAAACAGGGGATTCCATTGCTCTTCCATTTGGTGTGGTGACATGGTGGTATAATAAGGAGGATACTGAGCTTGTGCTTCTGTTTTTGGGAGATACTTCGAAAGCCCACAAAACTGGTTCATTTACCAACTTTTTTCTAACGGGCTCTAACGGAATCTTCACAGGCTTTTcaacagagtttgtaggcagggCATGGGACTTGGACGATAAGGTCGTGAAGACCCTTATTGGGAATCAATCAGGTAATGGAATTGTCAAGCTCGATGCAGGTTTTAAGATGACTGAGCCTAGTGAGAAACACAGAAACGGCTTAGTGTTGAACTGTCTCGAAGCCCCCTTAGATGTTGATATCAAAAATGGTGGAAGAGTCGTGGTTTTGAACACGAAGAATTTGCCTTTGGTTGGTGAGGTTGGACTGGGAGCTGATCTTGTTAGGCTAGATGGAAGTGCAATGTGTTCTCCGGGTTTTTCATGTGATTCGGCTTATCAGGTGACTTACATTGTCCGAGGCAGTGGGCGTGCTCAGGTTGTTGGCATGGATGGAAAACGTGTTCTGGAAACAACAGTCGAGACTGGCAATCTGTTCATTGTGCCTAGGTTTTTCGTGGTTTCAAAGATTGGTAATCCAGAAGGCCTGGAATGGTTTTCTATCATATCAACACCAAA TCCGGTATTCACTCATTTGGCTGGAAGCATTGGTGCATGGAAGGCCTTGTCTCCGCAAGTTCTCCAGGCATCTTTCAACGTGGGTTCGGATGTGGAGAAGCAGTTCCGCTCTAAAAGGACCTCAGATGCCATCTTCTTCCCTCCCTCCAAGTGA
- the LOC108217973 gene encoding U-box domain-containing protein 2 codes for MRFQTVLKSDEGVMGISNLKALLHDISCLLGLSSCENVSFEPVKRYYQKVEEILMVIKLVLDAVHDAQVAFDESLQEEFASFSGLVNELREVFETCHPLMSKTYFVLQVESLMTKVHSSSSDMFEFLKGSDQYLHDKLSTATLEHCLQKIKHWGFDQTSALIKREVRNMGDNSDPDLECLVKITDSLSLKSNQELLIEAVALENLKGNVDKSDRKGEANYLHQLLALVTCMHEQFVLLKLSESYETVHIPANVCCPLSLEVMTDPVIVASGQTYERAFIQRWFKLGLTVCPKTRQTLAHTNLIPNYIAKALITNWCESNGVDLPESVKSVKLNWHSSLLDHATSGAAFDPHMAQLRNNQFTLSDSTQTLGCLEECFTNNGEIVSTSHPRSSPEDSSSGETVNGRVLGMDSLSSPASETRTIISDVETHIKKMVEDLKCTSMEVKRDATAELRLLAKYNMDNRIIITNCGGIPLLVNLLLSEDMKTQENAVTALLNLSINDDSKAAIVGADAIEPLIHVLESGTDEAKENSAATFFSLSVNKENRVMIGKSRVIQPLVNLLGNGTLRGKTDAATALYNLSMFHKNMVKIVQAGAVKYLVELMDPAAGLVDKAVVLLSNLATIPEGRSAIVDEGGIPVLVEVVELGSARGKENAAAALLQLCTDSSKICKMILQEGAVPPLVSLSQSGTTRAKEKAQALLTCFRDQLLTR; via the exons ATGCGGTTTCAAACTGTTTTGAAGAGTGATGAAG GTGTGATGGGGATATCAAATTTGAAAGCTCTTCTGCATGATATTTCGTGTTTACTTGGTTTATCATCTTGTGAAAACGTTAGTTTTGAACCAGTTAAAAGGTATTATCAGAAGGTTGAAGAGATACTAATGGTGATAAAACTAGTGCTTGATGCTGTTCATGATGCTCAGGTAGCATTTGATGAATCACTTCAAGAAGAATTTGCAAGCTTCAGTGGCTTGGTAAATGAATTAAGAGAGGTATTTGAGACCTGTCATCCGTTGATGAGTAAAACCTACTTT GTCCTTCAAGTAGAATCCCTGATGACAAAGGTCCACTCATCTAGCTCTGATATGTTTGAGTTTCTGAAAGGTTCAGATCAATATCTCCATGACAAATTGAGCACAGCAACTCTTGAG CATTGCCTGCAAAAAATTAAGCATTGGGGATTTGATCAAACATCAGCCCTTATTAAAAGAGAAGTGAGGAACATGGGGGATAACTCAGATCCTGATTTAGAATGTCTGGTGAAAATTACAGATTCGTTGAGTTTAAAGTCCAATCAGGAGCTTCTTATTGAGGCTGTGGCCCTTGAAAATTTGAAGGGAAATGTTGACAAATCTGACAGGAAGGGTGAAGCTAACTATCTCCATCAACTATTAGCTCTTGTTACTTGCATGCACGAGCAGTTTGTTCTGCTGAAACTGTCTGAGAGCTATGAGACTGTTCACATACCTGCCAATGTCTGTTGCCCTCTGTCACTTGAAGTCATGACAGACCCAGTAATCGTGGCTTCAGGACAGACTTATGAGCGAGCCTTCATCCAAAGATGGTTTAAACTTGGACTTACTGTTTGTCCAAAGACGCGTCAAACTTTAGCACATACCAATCTTATTCCTAATTACATTGCAAAGGCACTTATCACAAATTGGTGCGAATCTAATGGTGTGGATCTGCCTGAATCAGTGAAGTCTGTAAAATTAAACTGGCATTCTTCACTTCTTGATCATGCAACTTCTGGTGCAGCCTTCGACCCACATATGGCTCAGTTAAGGAATAATCAGTTCACATTATCCGATTCTACACAAACACTTGGTTGTCTGGAAGAGTGTTTCACTAATAATGGGGAGATAGTTTCCACATCACATCCACGTTCATCTCCCGAGGATTCCTCCTCTGGAGAAACTGTAAATGGGCGTGTTTTGGGCATGGATAGCTTGTCCTCTCCTGCTAGTGAGACGAGGACTATCATTTCTGATGTTGAAACCCATATTAAGAAGATGGTCGAAGACTTGAAGTGCACATCAATGGAAGTGAAAAGAGATGCAACAGCTGAACTTCGTTTACTTGCAAAATATAACATGGACAATCGTATTATAATTACAAACTGCGGGGGCATTCCTTTGTTGGTCAATTTACTCCTATCAGAAGACATGAAAACACAGGAAAATGCTGTCACTGCACTTCTTAACCTATCAATTAATGATGACAGCAAGGCTGCTATAGTAGGCGCTGATGCCATTGAACCATTGATTCATGTCCTTGAGTCAGGGACCGATGAAGCTAAAGAAAACTCTGCTGCCACATTTTTTAGTTTGTCAGTGAACAAGGAGAACAGAGTCATGATTGGGAAATCTAGAGTAATTCAACCTTTGGTTAATTTGTTAGGGAATGGAACTCTGAGGGGAAAAACTGATGCAGCCACAGCTTTGTATAATTTGTCTATGTTTCATAAAAACATGGTCAAAATTGTTCAGGCCGGTGCTGTGAAGTACCTTGTTGAACTAATGGACCCTGCAGCAGGACTGGTTGATAAAGCCGTTGTTCTTTTGTCAAATCTTGCTACTATTCCAGAAGGAAGGAGTGCAATTGTCGACGAAGGGGGCATCCCTGTCCTGGTTGAAGTTGTTGAACTGGGATCCGCTAGAGGGAAAGAGAATGCAGCTGCTGCCCTTTTACAGCTCTGCACTGACAGTAGTAAAATTTGCAAAATGATACTCCAGGAAGGAGCAGTCCCGCCATTAGTGTCGTTGTCCCAATCTGGCACGacaagagcaaaggaaaag GCACAAGCTCTTCTTACCTGCTTCCGAGATCAACTACTAACAAGGTAA
- the LOC108218869 gene encoding pentatricopeptide repeat-containing protein At2g16880: MQQPPPENQAPPSQPPNKLTQTITQILTSPTTQNPHKSLTQFLPHLTPLIILSILSSKPLLSRPDKLLFFFKWTRNHSHTLPAADGKTPAHYLLTLLPTLFSHNKFFDAKALLVKHIANDPDHYLHWLIMCPQPSLPRPTKALLDTAVGAYVQLGHAHLALQVFGRMSRLNFKPNVLTCNTLLCCLVNRPFGNSVSFCRNVVDDAIKLSVELNTASFNILIKGYCLTNKFDDALELLNGMGEYNCFPDSVSYNTILDGLCRGGRLKEARELLSDMNSKGVSPSRNTYNILVRGYCRMGWLKEATKVMEVMALYDCLPDAWTYGTLINGLCREGKIDEGLRLRVEMKALNLVPDLATYNTLIDGCFHWRRKSEAYKLMDELSEKGIQKSEITYNIMIKWHCKEGMMDAATDVIREMEVNGYQPDHVTYNTLINGYCKAGNLGDALKIMKKMGEKGIKVDNYITNIVLHALCKDRKLVEAYELLVTAERQGYIVDEVSYGTLIVGYFRDGNVDMAMNLWDEMKNKQIIPSIITYNSIITGLCKSGKTEQAIVKLNELLESGLFPETRTYNTIIHGYCCEGSVEKAFRFQNQISENNFKPDLYTYNILLNGLCKVGMLEKAIDLFNSWISEGKKLDSVTYNILVTALCKAGRLEDAVCLITEMDVKKLGPDKHTYKASISALTGAGRMKEAENIISKVVEINKFSQLDKEKVAGTCGTSDESKSGSDGHSERIRDLCRNGNYEEAMRTVEELSKKGITLDTSTYTDLIGELFKRKITKVKAGW; encoded by the coding sequence ATGCAACAACCTCCACCAGAAAACCAAGCACCACCATCACAACCGCCTAACAAACTCACCCAAACAATCACCCAAATCCTAACCTCCCCAACAACCCAAAACCCCCACAAATCCCTCACTCAATTCCTCCCCCACTTAACCCCTCTAATCATCCTCTCAATCCTCTCCTCTAAACCCCTCCTCTCTCGCCCTGACAAGCTCCTCTTCTTCTTTAAATGGACCCGGAATCACTCGCACACTCTTCCAGCTGCAGATGGGAAAACCCCGGCTCATTATCTTCTTACTCTCCTCCCCACTTTGTTTTCCCACAACAAGTTTTTCGATGCGAAAGCGCTTCTTGTCAAACACATTGCCAATGACCCTGATCACTACCTACACTGGCTTATAATGTGTCCTCAGCCGTCGTTGCCTCGCCCCACGAAGGCGCTTCTTGATACTGCGGTTGGTGCTTATGTGCAATTGGGTCATGCCCATCTTGCCCTCCAGGTGTTCGGTAGAATGTCGAGGCTGAATTTTAAACCGAATGTACTTACTTGTAATACCCTTCTATGTTGTTTGGTTAATAGGCCATTTGGGAATTCTGTGTCATTTTGTCGTAATGTTGTTGATGACGCCATTAAGCTCAGCGTTGAGTTGAATACGGCGAGTTTTAATATATTGATTAAAGGGTATTGTTTGACAAACAAGTTTGATGATGCTTTGGAATTGTTGAATGGTATGGGGGAATATAACTGTTTCCCGGATAGTGTGAGTTATAATACTATATTGGATGGGTTGTGTAGAGGGGGGCGGTTGAAAGAAGCTAGAGAGTTGTTGTCGGATATGAACAGTAAAGGGGTGAGTCCAAGTAGGAACACGTATAATATATTGGTTCGTGGGTATTGTAGAATGGGTTGGTTAAAGGAGGCTACTAAGGTTATGGAGGTGATGGCTTTGTATGATTGTTTGCCTGATGCTTGGACTTACGGTACTTTGATTAATGGGTTGTGTAGGGAGGGGAAGATTGATGAGGGTTTAAGGCTTCGAGTTGAGATGAAAGCCCTAAACTTGGTGCCTGATCTGGCTACTTATAATACTTTGATTGATGGATGCTTTCACTGGAGGCGTAAATCTGAGGCCTACAAGTTGATGGATGAATTGAGTGAAAAGGGAATTCAAAAAAGTGAGATTACTTACAATATAATGATTAAGTGGCATTGTAAGGAAGGAATGATGGATGCAGCTACTGATGTTATTCGGGAAATGGAAGTGAATGGATATCAACCAGATCATGTTACCTACAACACTTTGATTAATGGATATTGTAAAGCCGGGAATCTGGGAGACGCATTGAAGATTATGAAGAAAATGGGTGAAAAAGGTATCAAGGTAGATAATTATATCACAAATATTGTTCTTCATGCCCTCTGCAAAGATCGGAAACTTGTCGAGGCCTATGAATTGTTGGTCACTGCTGAAAGGCAAGGTTACATTGTTGATGAAGTAAGCTATGGCACTCTAATTGTGGGATATTTTAGGGACGGAAACGTTGATATGGCTATGAATCTTTGGGATGAGATGAAGAACAAGCAGATTATACCAAGTATTATCACATATAACTCTATCATTACAGGACTGTGTAAATCAGGGAAAACTGAACAAGCAATTGTTAAGTTGAATGAACTCTTAGAAAGTGGGTTGTTTCCTGAGACAAGAACATACAATACAATTATACATGGGTATTGCTGCGAGGGCAGTGTTGAAAAAGCATTTCGGTTCCAAAACCAGATaagtgaaaataattttaagccTGATctgtatacatataatattctaCTCAATGGTCTCTGTAAAGTAGGGATGCTTGAAAAAGCTATTGACCTCTTTAATTCTTGGATCTCTGAAGGAAAGAAATTGGATTCAGTGACATACAATATATTGGTAACAGCCCTATGCAAAGCAGGGAGACTCGAGGATGCTGTATGCCTAATCACTGAAATGGATGTGAAGAAGCTTGGTCCAGACAAGCACACATATAAAGCTAGTATCTCTGCACTTACTGGTGCAGGCAGGATGAAAGAAgctgaaaatataatttcaaaagtggtagaaataaataagttcTCGCAACTAGATAAAGAAAAAGTTGCTGGTACTTGTGGAACTTCAGATGAATCAAAATCAGGTTCTGATGGTCATTCAGAACGTATTAGGGACCTATGCAGAAATGGAAATTATGAGGAAGCAATGCGAACTGTTGAAGAATTGTCAAAGAAAGGTATTACTTTGGACACATCCACATACACTGATTTGATTGGTGAACTCTTTAAGAGGAAAATTACAAAGGTAAAGGCTGGCTGGTAA
- the LOC108216611 gene encoding uncharacterized protein LOC108216611: MASSEALQVAKLYRHLLKSVKKHIGTEEHKVHFTDFIKQEFQKSCQQIDPSLIQHKVKLARDYTILLNSVHHHKDLLFSYNIAVDRTDEMKKVLGKSAASVGLQLPEVYQP, from the exons ATGGCTTCTTCAGAAGCATTACAAGTAGCTAAGCTGTATCGCCACCTTCTCAAATCTGTAAAGAAACACATTGGGACTGAGGAGCACAAAGTTCATTTCACTGACTTTATTAAGCAGGAGTTTCAAAAGAGTTGTCAACAGATTGACCCATCGTTGATTCAACACAAAGTGAAGCTTGCTCGTGACTACACCATACTTCTTAACAGTGTTCACCATCACAAG GATTTGCTTTTCTCCTACAATATTGCTGTAGATCGTACAGatgaaatgaagaaagtgcttgGGAAATCTGCAGCAAGTGTGGGTCTACAACTCCCCGAAGTTTACCAACCCTAG
- the LOC108217748 gene encoding LOB domain-containing protein 1 — MEGTSASNISVTKPLLYSTNSLPSQTFSNNSPSGLSSDTTSGTPVPPTAAVMSPCAACKILRRRCVEKCVLAPYFPPTDPLKFTIAHRVFGASNIIKLLQELPESQRADAVSSMVYEANARVRDPVYGCAGAICHLQKQVSDLQAELAKAQAEIVNMQCQQANLLTLICMDMSAQPHNQDQESMITDNNQQPYENLNFFPDLDVNLSSVLEPLWT; from the exons ATGGAAGGGACTTCAGCTAGTAACATTAGTGTGACTAAACCGTTGTTGTATTCGACGAATTCTTTGCCTTCGCAAACATTCTCGAATAATTCTCCTTCTGgcctgagctctgataccacgaGTGGTACTCCTGTTCCGCCGACAGCTGCCGTGATGAGCCCTTGTGCTGCATGTAAGATTCTTCGTCGGAGATGTGTGGAGAAATGTGTGCTGGCACCTTATTTTCCACCCACGGATCCTCTCAAGTTCACTATTGCTCATAGAGTGTTCGGAGCTAGCAATATCATTAAGTTACTTCAG GAACTCCCGGAGTCTCAAAGAGCAGATGCCGTGAGCAGCATGGTCTACGAAGCCAATGCAAGAGTGAGAGACCCCGTGTACGGATGTGCTGGTGCAATCTGCCACCTCCAAAAGCAAGTCAGTGATTTACAAGCAGAACTGGCCAAGGCTCAAGCTGAGATTGTAAACATGCAATGCCAACAAGCCAACTTACTAACCCTAATCTGCATGGACATGTCAGCACAACCTCATAATCAAGATCAAGAGTCCATGATCACAGATAATAATCAGCAGCCCTATGAGAACCTCAACTTCTTCCCGGATCTTGATGTCAATCTCAGCTCAGTCTTGGAACCCCTTTGGACATAA
- the LOC108218870 gene encoding uncharacterized protein LOC108218870, whose translation MESAGKTLKEVKVEVIEATDESFKEYGQVIGPSPDGEEFGPQDAQLDLSRGTPRLYIMNLSGRSLKFGSITHHASVTQCLGSIGGNTWYLGVAKSSILDPNQVEGDKGPNVVQAHAGHFYVPPAIEDVRVFRFSGPKFVKLNVGTWHAGPLFKPQEMAFYNLELSNTNVVDHTTHYFKNVDNAMFTFDE comes from the exons ATGGAAAGCGCCGGGAAGACATTGAAAGAAGTAAAAGTAGAGGTGATAGAAGCAACGGACGAGAGTTTCAAAGAGTACGGCCAAGTTATTGGTCCCTCTCCGGACGGCGAAGAATTCGGCCCGCAAGATGCTCAGCTTGATCTCTCCCGTGGCACCCCTAG GCTTTACATAATGAATCTCAGCGGCCGTTCACTTAAATTTGGCTCCATAACACATCATGCTAGTGTGACTCAGTGCCTTGGTTCAATTGGTGGCAATACTTGGTATCTAGGAGTTGCCAAGTCCTCCATACTGGATCCTAACCAAGTTGAGGGTGACAAGGGACCAAATGTTGTGCAAGCACATGCCGGTCATTTCTATGTACCGCCTGCAATTGAAGATGTCCGTGTTTTTCGATTTTCAGGTCCTAAGTTTGTGAAGTTGAATGTGGGTACTTGGCATGCTGGGCCACTATTTAAGCCCCAAGAGATGGCATTTTACAACCTTGAACTGAGCAACACCAAT GTAGTAGACCACACTACACATTATTTCAAGAATGTTGATAATGCGATGTTCACATTTGACGAGTAG